A window of the Bdellovibrio sp. ZAP7 genome harbors these coding sequences:
- a CDS encoding helix-turn-helix domain-containing protein, whose amino-acid sequence MGRVVKGIKDKELGKLVKNLSKNLHRERTRLGFTMQSLASMAQMATSTVFEIENGKVEDVRMSTITALARQLDMDPLDLLK is encoded by the coding sequence ATGGGACGTGTTGTTAAAGGGATTAAAGACAAAGAGTTGGGCAAGCTGGTGAAGAATTTGTCAAAAAATCTGCACAGGGAACGGACTAGGCTAGGGTTTACTATGCAAAGTCTAGCTTCGATGGCACAGATGGCAACCTCCACCGTATTTGAAATTGAAAATGGAAAAGTCGAAGATGTGCGTATGAGTACTATCACGGCACTTGCACGTCAGTTGGACATGGACCCGTTGGATTTATTAAAATAG
- a CDS encoding MoxR family ATPase: MSEVDIMALNAAIKQESQFIDKMMTEINKVVVGQKEMVEGIMMGLLTGGHILLEGVPGLAKTLTISTVCKSISLDFQRIQFTPDLLPTDLIGTMIFNPKSGEFAPRKGPIFTNIVLADEINRAPAKVQSALLEAMAEKQVTIGDESYKLANPFLVLATQNPLEQEGTYPLPEAQMDRFMFKINVVYPHKGEELEILNRMGTNEKPVVNPVISKEDLLRASERADQIYVDNKIKNYIVEIVMASRKPAEYGLSRIANLINVGGSPRATICLFRAAKAHAFLRGRGYVTAEDVKAIAYHVMRHRLILTYEAEAENIKSDDVIKEILSQVEVP, from the coding sequence GTGAGCGAAGTTGATATCATGGCGTTAAACGCCGCGATCAAACAAGAAAGTCAATTCATCGATAAGATGATGACAGAGATCAACAAAGTTGTAGTCGGTCAAAAGGAAATGGTCGAAGGGATCATGATGGGTCTTTTGACGGGCGGTCACATCTTGCTTGAAGGTGTTCCCGGTCTGGCAAAGACACTGACGATTTCCACAGTTTGTAAATCCATTTCATTGGATTTCCAACGCATACAATTCACTCCCGATCTTTTGCCAACGGATTTGATCGGTACCATGATCTTTAATCCCAAATCAGGCGAGTTTGCTCCACGTAAAGGCCCAATCTTTACGAATATCGTTTTGGCCGATGAAATCAATCGTGCTCCGGCAAAAGTGCAATCAGCGTTGCTTGAGGCGATGGCAGAAAAACAAGTCACGATCGGTGACGAATCGTACAAACTTGCAAATCCATTCTTGGTTCTGGCGACCCAAAATCCATTGGAGCAGGAAGGTACTTATCCACTTCCAGAAGCCCAAATGGACCGTTTCATGTTTAAGATCAACGTGGTTTACCCACACAAAGGCGAAGAGCTTGAGATCCTAAACCGCATGGGTACGAATGAAAAACCGGTCGTGAATCCGGTGATTTCTAAAGAAGACCTGTTGCGTGCTTCGGAACGTGCTGACCAAATTTACGTAGATAATAAAATCAAAAACTATATCGTCGAGATCGTGATGGCTTCCAGAAAGCCAGCGGAATATGGTCTAAGCCGTATCGCAAATCTTATCAACGTGGGTGGTTCACCGCGTGCGACGATCTGCTTGTTCCGTGCGGCGAAAGCTCATGCGTTCCTTCGTGGTCGCGGTTACGTAACAGCGGAAGACGTAAAAGCGATTGCTTACCATGTGATGAGACATCGTTTGATTCTGACTTACGAAGCAGAGGCAGAAAACATCAAGTCTGATGACGTGATCAAAGAAATCCTAAGCCAGGTTGAGGTTCCATAG
- a CDS encoding methyl-accepting chemotaxis protein: MQQLSLKTKLLLLTTALIGVSIAVGVTSYISLTRVSTEYNWIATRTMPKMEQLDQMFLNYRKIRINLTVLGLDGLPKDQAEQSVNAVLSGIQDYEKSNTAYTDLGFIEGQKDRYEKLQSSWIEFKDLSEELLKLYKSGTPADHAKMMTMLFEEAPKKAEVYTIAVNTLADFHRLASDKKVQSAISIRDSSNTLIMVIVIGGTLFGSIFGFLFSSALATTLNRISDDIYGAAAQTASGGTQLASASVQLSTGATEAAASLEETVASIEELSSMVKLNTSHAQEANQLSQSSRDSAEKGANEIEQLITAMNAIAEGSKKIEEIIHVIDDIAFQTNLLALNAAVEAARAGEQGKGFAVVAEAVRALAQKSAESAKGINSLIKDNVEKSERGAVIAGNSGAVLKQILTSVKKVADLNGEISAGSHEQSTGLEQITKAMNQLDQATQGNAASSEEVAASSEEMSAQANTLSSLVGELRLLVHGANKVATKKEHHAAQQLREAA, encoded by the coding sequence ATGCAACAGTTGAGCCTGAAGACTAAATTATTATTGCTAACGACCGCTTTGATTGGGGTCAGTATCGCAGTGGGAGTGACCAGTTATATCTCTCTCACTCGGGTGAGTACTGAGTACAACTGGATCGCCACACGTACCATGCCTAAAATGGAACAATTGGATCAGATGTTTCTGAACTATCGTAAAATTAGAATCAACCTCACTGTTTTGGGGCTTGATGGTTTGCCAAAGGACCAAGCAGAGCAAAGTGTAAATGCAGTCCTCTCTGGTATTCAGGATTATGAAAAATCGAATACGGCCTACACCGACTTGGGATTTATTGAGGGACAAAAAGATCGCTACGAAAAGCTGCAGTCCTCATGGATCGAATTCAAAGATCTAAGCGAAGAGCTCTTAAAGCTCTACAAATCGGGAACTCCCGCAGATCATGCTAAAATGATGACGATGCTCTTTGAGGAAGCTCCCAAAAAAGCCGAGGTCTATACCATCGCTGTGAACACCCTTGCCGATTTCCACAGATTGGCCTCAGACAAAAAGGTCCAATCAGCGATTTCGATTCGTGATTCTTCCAATACTCTGATTATGGTGATCGTTATTGGCGGGACCTTATTTGGTTCGATTTTTGGTTTTCTTTTCTCGAGTGCACTGGCCACAACTTTGAATCGCATCAGCGACGATATCTATGGGGCTGCAGCACAAACAGCTTCGGGGGGCACTCAACTTGCTTCTGCCAGCGTGCAGTTATCAACGGGTGCAACGGAAGCTGCAGCTTCACTGGAAGAAACAGTCGCGTCCATCGAAGAGCTTTCCAGTATGGTGAAACTCAACACGTCCCATGCCCAGGAAGCCAATCAATTATCGCAGTCATCCCGAGACTCGGCCGAAAAAGGTGCCAATGAAATTGAGCAGCTGATCACCGCGATGAATGCGATTGCCGAAGGTTCAAAAAAGATCGAAGAAATCATTCATGTGATCGATGATATCGCTTTTCAAACAAACCTGCTGGCATTGAATGCTGCGGTCGAGGCGGCCCGTGCCGGAGAACAAGGTAAAGGCTTTGCCGTCGTGGCCGAAGCAGTTCGCGCATTAGCACAAAAAAGTGCCGAGTCTGCGAAAGGCATCAACTCTCTTATTAAAGACAACGTGGAAAAAAGCGAAAGAGGTGCAGTTATTGCTGGCAACAGTGGCGCCGTCCTGAAGCAAATTCTGACCTCCGTTAAAAAAGTTGCCGACTTAAACGGCGAGATCTCTGCCGGCAGCCACGAGCAATCCACAGGATTAGAGCAAATAACCAAGGCGATGAATCAGTTGGACCAAGCGACTCAAGGAAATGCGGCTTCATCAGAAGAAGTGGCCGCTTCGTCCGAGGAAATGTCAGCGCAAGCGAACACTTTAAGTTCACTGGTTGGAGAACTCAGATTATTGGTCCACGGCGCAAATAAGGTCGCGACTAAAAAAGAGCACCACGCCGCCCAGCAACTGCGCGAAGCTGCTTAA
- the spoVG gene encoding septation regulator SpoVG: MKVTEVKVFPVNEDRLKAYVSITLDGCFVVRDLKVIQGTSGLFVAMPSKKRKDGQFRDIAHPLNQETRAMIEDMVFEAYENELKSMGETLVNLKRQKAPGSDYGSDDY; the protein is encoded by the coding sequence ATGAAAGTCACCGAAGTGAAAGTATTCCCGGTCAATGAGGATCGCCTCAAGGCCTACGTCTCCATCACCCTTGATGGATGTTTCGTAGTCCGCGATCTGAAAGTCATTCAAGGCACCAGCGGCCTCTTCGTCGCGATGCCCTCTAAAAAAAGAAAAGACGGCCAATTCCGCGATATCGCCCATCCTTTGAATCAGGAAACGCGTGCGATGATCGAGGACATGGTTTTTGAAGCTTACGAAAACGAATTAAAGTCCATGGGAGAAACCTTGGTTAACCTGAAACGCCAGAAGGCGCCAGGCAGCGACTACGGTAGCGACGACTACTAG
- a CDS encoding trypsin-like peptidase domain-containing protein produces MKKFLFLLVATSLVAGPQSQAQSTSLPKDPPKMNLTAPLPANLFVELAKAINPAVVNISTTAIPKNMPRGGRDPMLDMLEQLYGLRMQQPQQQQKPQMMGLGTGFIIREDGLIVTNNHVIAGADQIKVQLSEDSKDLYEATLIGSDERTDIALIKIKPKTKLAVAVLGSSKDLEVGEWVAAFGNPFGHGHSMSKGIVSSKGRGIAEINKIPLIQTDASINPGNSGGPLVNTKGMVVGVNSAIDARAQGIGFAIPIDEVKALIPQLESKGRIARGWIGAALGDLDPEAAEYLGMGEQSGAVITQLDPRGPATRAGLRIYDIVTEFNGRTIDSSLSLVDAVSDSSIGKPTQAKIIRDRKPMTVSVVVGERPDDKAKFKKTDVKKYDGQKAPFNVGFTIIDPTPAIRTEWGLPDDMKQPIVIETTRNSAASKAGLAVGDVILDVNKQSVSNSKDVLKNLKKGSNTLRIARNSRIQIINMDTP; encoded by the coding sequence ATGAAGAAGTTTTTATTCCTTCTAGTCGCGACCTCCCTGGTGGCAGGTCCCCAATCTCAGGCTCAATCCACAAGCCTTCCCAAAGATCCCCCGAAAATGAATCTGACCGCCCCACTTCCTGCAAATCTTTTTGTGGAATTGGCGAAAGCGATCAATCCTGCAGTCGTGAATATTTCAACGACCGCGATTCCTAAGAACATGCCCCGCGGCGGACGTGATCCAATGTTGGATATGTTAGAGCAACTGTATGGCCTGCGCATGCAACAACCCCAGCAACAACAAAAACCACAAATGATGGGCCTGGGAACTGGGTTCATTATTCGTGAAGACGGTTTGATCGTAACGAACAATCACGTGATCGCAGGTGCTGACCAAATCAAAGTTCAACTGAGCGAAGATTCCAAAGACCTTTACGAAGCAACTTTGATCGGTAGTGACGAGCGCACGGATATCGCTTTGATCAAAATCAAACCAAAAACAAAACTAGCTGTGGCAGTTCTGGGATCATCTAAAGATCTAGAAGTTGGTGAATGGGTTGCCGCTTTCGGTAATCCATTTGGTCACGGTCACTCGATGTCTAAAGGGATTGTTTCCTCAAAAGGTCGCGGCATTGCCGAGATCAATAAGATCCCTCTGATTCAAACAGATGCTTCAATCAACCCTGGTAACTCTGGTGGTCCCCTGGTGAATACCAAAGGCATGGTGGTTGGTGTGAACTCGGCGATCGATGCCCGCGCACAAGGTATCGGTTTTGCGATTCCCATCGACGAAGTGAAAGCTTTGATCCCGCAACTTGAATCCAAAGGTCGCATCGCTCGCGGTTGGATTGGCGCCGCCTTGGGTGATCTGGATCCAGAAGCAGCCGAGTACCTGGGCATGGGCGAGCAAAGTGGTGCGGTGATCACGCAGCTTGATCCACGCGGTCCAGCGACTCGTGCAGGTCTTAGAATTTACGATATCGTGACAGAGTTTAATGGTCGCACGATCGATAGTTCATTAAGCTTGGTGGATGCTGTCAGCGACTCTTCGATTGGCAAACCGACTCAGGCGAAAATTATTCGCGACAGAAAACCCATGACAGTTTCCGTTGTAGTGGGCGAGCGCCCTGACGACAAGGCGAAATTTAAGAAAACCGATGTAAAGAAATACGATGGCCAGAAAGCACCCTTTAACGTGGGCTTTACGATCATCGACCCTACCCCTGCGATCCGCACAGAATGGGGTCTACCAGACGATATGAAGCAACCAATCGTCATTGAGACCACTCGCAACTCGGCAGCAAGCAAAGCCGGCCTGGCGGTAGGAGACGTAATCTTGGATGTGAACAAGCAATCCGTCTCAAATTCAAAAGATGTTTTGAAAAATTTGAAAAAAGGCAGCAACACTTTACGTATTGCTCGCAATTCCAGAATTCAAATCATCAACATGGATACTCCCTAA
- a CDS encoding DUF4010 domain-containing protein — protein MKKWLPYLIVIAVLLAASFVVPHRTVDPWGLFNPYSLIRILLALTALQVFSSLLMSFLRGHHAGLLLGFLGGLISSTALAVSLSNQSQDCSEDEARLLSLTYLSALLGTVALAAVLSMIGSDQLNWRLQGVFLGPIVVSLWLVVWRARSIQKIQFKPDSIPTLSVKSVLSLGLIIMLFLVFSKVLQTYLGEVGQYYLTFLTCLFELHGSIIGNTQLLQNGTVTAATTGNLFALGILASYIAKMTIVIVMGSRSFKKRIIKYTGWLCLSLIVAWLFASAALAF, from the coding sequence ATGAAAAAGTGGTTGCCCTATTTGATAGTGATCGCGGTGCTCTTAGCAGCATCTTTTGTGGTTCCTCACCGCACGGTGGATCCCTGGGGTCTATTTAATCCCTATAGTCTTATCAGAATTTTATTAGCACTGACGGCGCTTCAAGTTTTTAGTTCCTTACTGATGAGTTTTTTGCGCGGGCACCATGCCGGCCTGTTGTTGGGTTTTTTGGGTGGATTAATTTCCAGCACCGCCTTGGCGGTTTCCCTTTCTAATCAAAGCCAGGACTGTTCCGAAGATGAAGCGCGGCTGCTGAGTCTGACTTACTTAAGTGCTCTTTTGGGAACGGTTGCTTTAGCCGCTGTTCTATCTATGATTGGCTCTGATCAGCTCAATTGGAGATTGCAAGGGGTCTTTCTTGGGCCGATTGTGGTGAGCCTGTGGCTGGTCGTGTGGCGAGCGCGTTCTATTCAAAAGATTCAGTTTAAACCTGATTCCATTCCGACTTTAAGTGTGAAATCTGTACTTTCTCTGGGCCTTATTATCATGTTGTTTCTTGTTTTTTCAAAAGTGCTGCAGACTTATCTGGGAGAAGTGGGGCAGTACTATTTAACATTTTTGACCTGTTTGTTTGAGCTTCACGGTTCCATCATTGGTAATACGCAGCTTTTACAAAATGGCACTGTTACGGCCGCGACAACGGGGAATTTATTTGCCTTGGGAATTTTAGCTTCTTATATCGCAAAAATGACGATCGTGATTGTGATGGGAAGTCGGTCCTTTAAGAAACGAATTATCAAATACACGGGCTGGCTGTGTTTATCTTTAATCGTCGCCTGGTTGTTTGCTTCAGCGGCGCTTGCATTTTGA
- a CDS encoding M48 family metalloprotease, with amino-acid sequence MTNTNTKVWVFILSTSLALLILGYQFGERLGLIIGFLLALLLNFIVFFYGENRVLFKLRAQRVKGQDAWGVLDMVERMSHQLGMPAPAVFMTPHSSVNAFCVGHSWKNGSLGFTLGLLQKLSAKELEAVVAHQLCHIRRLDTFAFSVSSTLANSVVGLGQFLDSFLPYRLQFFMPLLSPIGWLIIKAVVGEKSFFENDLMASELLNNRHPLGEVLWRLEGLAQTQPLEIPACTSHLFIVNPEGFKQKNLFLKSHPSIETRLQKLMGYYPI; translated from the coding sequence ATGACGAATACGAACACGAAAGTTTGGGTTTTCATTCTATCCACATCCTTAGCGCTCCTGATTTTGGGCTACCAATTCGGCGAACGTTTGGGATTGATCATCGGTTTTTTATTAGCCCTGCTTTTAAATTTCATCGTGTTCTTTTATGGTGAAAACCGTGTTCTTTTCAAACTTCGCGCTCAACGTGTAAAAGGCCAGGATGCCTGGGGCGTTCTGGATATGGTGGAGCGCATGTCTCACCAACTGGGCATGCCGGCACCGGCAGTATTTATGACTCCGCACTCTTCCGTGAATGCATTTTGTGTGGGTCATTCCTGGAAAAATGGTTCTTTGGGTTTCACACTGGGTCTTTTGCAAAAGTTAAGTGCCAAGGAGCTTGAAGCAGTTGTAGCCCATCAACTTTGTCACATTCGTCGCTTGGATACTTTTGCCTTCAGCGTCAGCTCGACACTTGCAAACTCCGTTGTGGGCTTGGGACAATTCTTAGATTCATTCCTCCCCTACCGTTTGCAATTCTTCATGCCGCTGTTGTCGCCGATTGGTTGGTTGATTATCAAAGCGGTCGTGGGTGAAAAGTCCTTTTTTGAAAATGACCTCATGGCGTCTGAATTATTAAATAATCGCCATCCTTTGGGAGAAGTTTTGTGGAGACTTGAGGGTCTTGCACAAACTCAACCTTTAGAGATCCCAGCTTGCACCAGCCATTTGTTTATTGTGAATCCCGAGGGTTTTAAGCAAAAGAATTTGTTTTTAAAATCCCATCCGTCGATTGAAACCCGCCTGCAAAAGCTCATGGGTTACTATCCGATCTAA
- a CDS encoding DNA-binding transcriptional regulator — translation MSPDRFREIRLGLNLTQADTALILGVADKTVISRYEAGGRRPNNLMSAVMEVLASLPRKESERLVELLKKHVALQRSDN, via the coding sequence TTGAGTCCAGACAGATTTCGAGAAATTCGTTTAGGGTTGAACCTAACACAGGCTGATACAGCCCTCATTCTTGGAGTGGCCGACAAAACAGTTATTAGTAGGTACGAGGCCGGTGGTCGCCGTCCAAATAATTTGATGTCGGCTGTGATGGAAGTTTTGGCGAGTTTACCAAGAAAAGAATCTGAGCGACTCGTTGAGCTTTTGAAGAAGCACGTCGCCCTGCAAAGAAGCGATAATTGA
- a CDS encoding recombinase family protein, producing the protein MKKQLNIGAYIRVSTDRQVQVFEGSLDTQKYRMLEFVNARNRDQKSWGEIVEFYVDEGLSAGTDRRPQYQKMMADVRSGKINLILVADISRLSRSVHDFSVLLRELENHNASYLSMKEQFDTTTPAGRLMINMVVNMAQFEREQTSERVAINCNSRAMRGFVNGARPVLGFSRHPDKSGVLVINDMDAKKIRKIFEIFLEEGTIGKTLPIIESLKILPRSSKNVERVSISPRWNYSAVRDILTNPAYVGLKEVNKKNKGADPETLKPWQHYQVVKASWDGIIEKAVFDQVQEVLQQNALLERRKMEEAERRVFLLSGILRCGECGRTLSGQSAHGEKAVHRYYSHSYKRGSESSCSLKRIRADEIEDVVISYLTNVVSRAGYMSGIEENLKSAVNMTPASYSEQIGNVKNALSEVEIEIKATFKLQMKTSLGDEAASLAVQHLEELGQKKKQLGTLLAKLKDQEGTVVDTDSVMNAIKNRVADFKKGFPKANAFLKRRLLRKVLKELILTDRGLETSFNVDIGNPNQTEDDSLSYEYGKLLSFKRKVMNNDSSPSVPLRATGPDFTPSFELLLNDGNGWGSRTRTCE; encoded by the coding sequence ATGAAGAAGCAGCTTAACATTGGTGCCTACATTCGAGTTTCAACGGATCGTCAGGTGCAGGTATTTGAAGGATCATTGGATACTCAGAAGTACAGAATGCTTGAGTTTGTAAATGCTCGAAATAGAGATCAAAAGTCCTGGGGAGAAATCGTCGAGTTCTATGTCGATGAAGGTCTTTCTGCCGGAACAGACCGTCGTCCACAATATCAAAAAATGATGGCGGATGTTCGTTCAGGTAAAATCAATTTGATTCTCGTGGCCGATATCTCTCGCTTATCAAGAAGTGTCCATGACTTTAGCGTGCTGTTGAGAGAGCTAGAAAACCACAATGCGAGTTACCTTTCAATGAAGGAACAATTTGATACGACGACTCCAGCAGGACGATTGATGATCAATATGGTTGTCAATATGGCTCAGTTTGAGCGAGAGCAAACGTCCGAGAGAGTTGCGATTAATTGTAACTCGCGTGCCATGAGAGGGTTCGTCAATGGAGCAAGACCAGTTCTTGGCTTTTCACGTCATCCAGATAAGTCAGGTGTACTTGTTATCAATGACATGGACGCAAAAAAGATCAGAAAGATTTTCGAGATCTTCCTCGAAGAAGGTACCATTGGTAAAACGCTTCCAATAATTGAATCATTAAAAATTCTGCCTCGTTCATCTAAGAATGTTGAGCGTGTTTCGATTTCTCCACGTTGGAACTACTCAGCGGTTCGCGATATTCTCACTAATCCTGCTTATGTGGGACTGAAAGAAGTAAATAAGAAGAATAAAGGAGCGGACCCCGAGACACTAAAGCCGTGGCAGCACTACCAAGTCGTTAAAGCTTCATGGGATGGGATCATCGAGAAGGCAGTATTTGATCAAGTTCAAGAGGTTCTGCAGCAAAACGCTCTTTTGGAGCGCCGAAAAATGGAAGAGGCTGAAAGACGTGTATTCCTGCTGTCAGGAATTCTTCGCTGCGGAGAGTGTGGTAGGACTTTAAGTGGACAATCTGCGCATGGTGAAAAGGCTGTACACCGATATTACTCCCATTCTTACAAGCGCGGATCTGAATCAAGTTGTAGCCTAAAGAGAATTCGCGCTGATGAGATCGAAGATGTGGTCATATCTTATTTAACGAATGTAGTCTCTCGCGCGGGCTATATGAGTGGGATCGAAGAGAATTTGAAATCGGCAGTTAATATGACTCCGGCAAGCTATTCCGAACAAATTGGAAATGTTAAAAATGCGCTTTCTGAAGTCGAAATAGAAATTAAGGCGACATTCAAATTGCAAATGAAGACGTCTCTGGGGGATGAGGCAGCTTCGTTGGCAGTTCAACATCTTGAAGAGCTGGGGCAGAAAAAGAAACAGCTTGGGACTTTGTTGGCTAAACTTAAAGATCAAGAAGGTACGGTCGTTGACACTGACAGTGTTATGAATGCCATTAAGAATAGAGTTGCAGACTTTAAGAAGGGATTTCCCAAAGCAAATGCATTCTTGAAAAGACGTCTATTGAGGAAGGTTTTGAAGGAATTAATTCTAACTGATCGCGGACTTGAAACATCATTCAACGTCGATATTGGAAATCCAAATCAGACGGAAGATGACTCTTTGTCTTATGAATATGGCAAGTTGTTGAGCTTTAAGCGCAAAGTTATGAATAACGACAGTTCGCCATCAGTGCCTCTTAGGGCCACCGGGCCTGATTTTACTCCGTCGTTTGAATTATTGCTTAATGATGGAAATGGATGGGGTAGCAGGACTCGAACCTGCGAATGA
- a CDS encoding DUF1844 domain-containing protein — MQEKMEASLSVLIMSLASSAVMAMGLAPDPQTGQTSKDKNMARFNIDLLVVLQQKTKGNLSSDEAQFLDNLINDLQMKFVSI; from the coding sequence ATGCAAGAAAAAATGGAAGCTTCATTATCAGTTCTTATTATGTCCCTGGCCTCTTCTGCCGTCATGGCTATGGGTTTGGCCCCGGATCCACAAACGGGCCAGACTTCTAAAGATAAAAATATGGCTCGATTTAACATCGATCTTTTGGTGGTGCTGCAGCAAAAAACCAAAGGGAACCTAAGTTCTGACGAGGCGCAATTTTTAGATAACCTAATTAACGATCTACAAATGAAGTTTGTTTCAATTTAA
- a CDS encoding type IV secretory system conjugative DNA transfer family protein, which produces MNNNDSKELFGIVMLIVLFVVLAFHNLAPQILSAIVRHRYMTASVISFVVMLFFAKFRTEFAERSKAKEIKTRLNRVTAKDSIFLGTSVDQNPVYIPLTARRMHTQIVGTTNAGKTESVILPWAIDDIKNGRGLILIDGKSDKGLLDKLYAYAVKYKRSKDFRMLSLVNPETSSSINPLKGGSADEVTERIFAAFSFEDEYYKNLQYEVLKQTLYLFERAGVIPTFNKLIQAITNPSVLMSLANSTDDPGLTAWADRFVALSKEDREKRTSGLVNQLGHFTSGDTAILFNSDMPQIDIEHVMREGLIVYFQLPVLKTPTLGKATAKLILQCIQSSVSSRHLDEDKSFPFFGVYLDDFTEYLIPSFVSLLNKSRSANVGITFAHQAQGDLGALGEEVKNTIQTNSNLKVFMRTNEPETAEYFSRLIGTKEGTKMTERAKKGLFGNERTGDGSVRDVEEFIYHPNTFKKELGTGDGVIVVPFNDGAFTERLKFQMQPDLKAQKLPRIAKAKVEFIELKGSQNRSSILEAS; this is translated from the coding sequence TTGAATAATAACGATAGCAAAGAGCTATTCGGGATCGTTATGTTGATTGTTCTGTTTGTTGTACTGGCGTTTCATAATTTGGCGCCACAAATACTGAGTGCCATTGTTAGACACCGATATATGACTGCCTCAGTCATATCGTTTGTGGTCATGTTATTTTTCGCAAAGTTTAGAACTGAGTTTGCAGAAAGGTCGAAGGCGAAGGAAATCAAAACTCGCCTTAATCGAGTAACTGCAAAGGATAGTATTTTCCTTGGGACATCGGTAGATCAGAATCCAGTCTACATTCCACTGACGGCAAGACGAATGCACACGCAGATTGTCGGAACGACAAATGCGGGAAAAACAGAGTCGGTGATTTTGCCCTGGGCAATTGATGACATTAAGAATGGCCGAGGACTTATTTTGATTGATGGGAAATCTGATAAGGGCTTGTTGGACAAATTATATGCCTATGCTGTGAAGTACAAGCGATCCAAAGACTTCAGGATGTTATCGCTAGTAAACCCGGAAACAAGCTCGAGTATTAATCCGCTGAAAGGTGGATCGGCTGATGAAGTGACTGAGCGGATCTTTGCTGCCTTCTCCTTTGAAGATGAATATTACAAAAATCTTCAGTACGAGGTCTTGAAGCAAACTCTATACTTGTTTGAGCGGGCTGGTGTCATTCCGACTTTCAATAAATTGATTCAGGCAATTACGAATCCATCAGTTCTTATGTCTTTGGCGAATTCGACGGACGACCCAGGTTTAACGGCCTGGGCGGATCGCTTTGTTGCTCTATCAAAAGAAGATCGGGAAAAAAGAACAAGTGGCCTAGTTAATCAGTTGGGGCATTTCACTTCGGGAGATACGGCGATTCTCTTTAACTCTGACATGCCACAGATCGACATAGAGCATGTAATGCGTGAAGGGCTTATCGTCTATTTCCAATTGCCCGTTTTGAAGACTCCGACGCTTGGAAAGGCAACAGCCAAGTTAATACTTCAATGTATCCAAAGTTCGGTATCAAGTCGGCATTTGGATGAAGATAAGAGCTTTCCATTTTTCGGAGTCTATCTGGATGACTTCACCGAGTACCTGATTCCGAGTTTTGTCAGTCTTCTGAACAAATCTAGAAGTGCCAATGTCGGAATCACTTTTGCGCATCAGGCTCAGGGGGACCTCGGCGCACTTGGTGAGGAGGTGAAGAACACGATCCAGACGAATTCAAACCTGAAAGTATTCATGCGAACCAATGAGCCCGAAACTGCGGAATATTTCTCAAGACTCATCGGGACCAAAGAGGGAACGAAGATGACTGAGAGAGCTAAGAAAGGATTGTTTGGAAATGAGAGGACTGGGGATGGGTCAGTACGTGATGTCGAAGAGTTCATTTATCACCCGAACACGTTCAAAAAAGAACTTGGAACGGGGGACGGAGTTATTGTCGTTCCATTTAATGATGGAGCATTTACAGAACGTCTGAAGTTTCAAATGCAACCCGATTTAAAAGCACAAAAGCTTCCTCGGATTGCGAAGGCGAAAGTGGAGTTCATTGAACTTAAAGGTTCCCAAAATAGATCTTCAATATTGGAGGCAAGCTGA